One Ignavibacteriota bacterium DNA segment encodes these proteins:
- a CDS encoding oxidoreductase: MATKKPKIAVFKFASCDGCQLSLLDAEDHLLAVAGAVDIANFPEASRRVVKGPYDIGLVEGSITTPHDVERVREIRKSCRVLITIGACATAGGIQALRNWKDVKEFTRLVYASPEYISTLDRSMPVGSYVHVDFELRGCPINKFQLLEVLNASLNKRKPTIPSHSVCMECKLRGTVCVLVAKQTPCLGPVTQAGCGGLCPSYDRGCYGCFGPMENPNPPALSKRFLELGKDRRDVMLMYRGFNAYAEAFRKESDAHEK; encoded by the coding sequence ATGGCCACCAAGAAACCGAAGATCGCCGTCTTCAAGTTTGCCTCCTGCGATGGCTGTCAGCTTTCGCTGCTCGATGCCGAAGACCATCTGCTTGCCGTTGCGGGGGCCGTGGATATCGCGAATTTCCCCGAGGCATCCCGGCGCGTGGTGAAGGGCCCCTATGATATCGGCCTCGTCGAGGGGAGCATCACCACGCCGCACGATGTGGAGCGGGTCCGCGAGATCCGGAAGTCCTGCCGCGTGCTCATCACGATCGGTGCCTGCGCGACCGCGGGTGGCATCCAGGCATTGCGCAACTGGAAGGACGTGAAGGAGTTCACGCGGCTGGTGTATGCATCGCCGGAGTACATCTCAACGCTCGACCGCTCGATGCCGGTCGGGTCCTATGTGCACGTGGACTTCGAGCTGCGCGGATGTCCGATCAATAAGTTCCAGCTCCTGGAAGTGTTGAACGCATCGTTGAACAAGCGGAAGCCGACGATACCGTCGCACAGCGTGTGCATGGAATGCAAACTCCGTGGCACCGTCTGCGTGCTGGTGGCGAAGCAGACCCCGTGTCTCGGTCCTGTCACACAGGCCGGATGTGGCGGGCTCTGTCCTTCGTACGACCGCGGATGCTATGGGTGCTTTGGACCGATGGAAAACCCGAACCCTCCTGCCCTCAGCAAGCGGTTCCTCGAGCTGGGGAAGGACCGCCGGGACGTGATGCTCATGTACCGCGGGTTCAACGCGTATGCGGAAGCATTCCGCAAGGAGAGCGACGCCCATGAAAAATAG